TATGTTTTCAAGCTGTATGTTCGTGTCAAATAATTTAATAGCACTCTTGTTTTTTCTAAAATTATCAATGGCAGTATTTACCATAATTCTTCTTAACCAACCCTCAAATGATCCTATAAAATCAAACTTAGATAAGCTATTAAAGACTTTAATAAATCCTTCCTGCAAAATATCTTTTGCCTCATCAGAATCATTCGTATATCTTAAACAAATAACCATCATTTTACCATAATACATTTTATATAGCATTTCCTGACATTTTTTGTCTCCATTTTTGCATCCTGAAACTATTTCAATTATGTTCTTATCTTGAGACATTATCTTAATTCACTTTAATGACGAGGTTATAATTAATAGGTTGCTTGTGAATGAGTTTTTAATATAATAAGTACTATAAAGCGTATTTGCAATTTTTTGATTGTTAAGAAACAAGGATAGTTTTGATTTTCCTAAATAAATAAAAAAACAGGCTCCAACTATTTATTAATATAAAAGTCTGAATAATTTTTAATTAATTATC
This is a stretch of genomic DNA from Bacteroidota bacterium. It encodes these proteins:
- a CDS encoding sigma-70 family RNA polymerase sigma factor; translation: MSQDKNIIEIVSGCKNGDKKCQEMLYKMYYGKMMVICLRYTNDSDEAKDILQEGFIKVFNSLSKFDFIGSFEGWLRRIMVNTAIDNFRKNKSAIKLFDTNIQLENIDFVEEDPEENLISKKIKTADLLEAIQRLSPAYKTVFNLYAVDGYSHQQIANELNISIGTSKSNYSKAKQNLKKILQLKLVNNESQ